In Marinitoga hydrogenitolerans DSM 16785, the DNA window TATAGAAATTCTATCAGCAGAAATGAATAGTAAAGAAACATATATAAAGAAATTCAAAAGAGAAAAATTCATCAATATCACCTTCGGTTAAGTATTTCTCTATAAACATCCATTATTTTTTCTAATTCTGGATAATTTGAAAAAAAATTATAATTATTCAGAGCTTCCTTAGATAATTTATCTTTTAATTTTGGGTTTTCAATAATCTTTATTATTTCAAGATAAATTTTTTCTTTATCTTTTATGTCAACCAATATTCCGCCTTTTTTAACAACTTCTGGAATAGATGAAGAATTTGAAGCTATCGTTGGTATTCCAAAATATGCGGCTTCTAAAGGTGGAATTCCAAATCCCTCATATTCAGATAAAAAAATTAAAGCTGTAGCATTTTTATATAAATTTGACAAATCGCCATCATCCGCATCAATAATCTGAACAAAATTTTTCTTGTGATTAATCTTTAATAATAATTTATCGATTTCATCAAATTTTGAATCTTTTTTCCCCACTATAATAAAATAGTAATTAGGATATTTATCAAATATTTTATCAAAAATTTCTATTGCTAAATTTAAATTTTTATGTTTTTTTCTATTTCCAACATATAGAAAGTAATTCTTTACATTAAATCTATTCTTTTTATGTGGAAAATTTACTGAAATTTTTTCATATATTGTTCTAATTTTTTTTGAA includes these proteins:
- a CDS encoding glycosyltransferase family 4 protein, whose protein sequence is MRKKLVALDCRMYGMSGIGRYTENLLNQIINNDDIEDVEFVIIDYNNKLKNFSNKKNIKKIINLKLKPFSIKEFLYGHFYFNSIAKYTDLIHFLHINVPYFFPKRSVFTIHDLIPIIKHEYFPSHKVIIYKNLMNRIASKSKFIISVSNNTKKDLMRLFNVDSKKIRTIYEKISVNFPHKKNRFNVKNYFLYVGNRKKHKNLNLAIEIFDKIFDKYPNYYFIIVGKKDSKFDEIDKLLLKINHKKNFVQIIDADDGDLSNLYKNATALIFLSEYEGFGIPPLEAAYFGIPTIASNSSSIPEVVKKGGILVDIKDKEKIYLEIIKIIENPKLKDKLSKEALNNYNFFSNYPELEKIMDVYREILNRR